A genome region from Schlesneria paludicola DSM 18645 includes the following:
- the tssF gene encoding type VI secretion system baseplate subunit TssF — MRDRLEEFYEHELYYIRRMAAEFSRDRPKIADRLDLGNEARESADPHVERLIESFAFLTARVRLKMEDEFPELTDSLLGLLYPHYLNPIPSLSIAQFLLDPSQGKLTDGFTIPRQSRLISRDVQGIPCRFRTTYPVTLWPLELTTTYLTAPFGSGIRLPAGFAHVEAMLRLELRIEGNTPWKSLSLDQLRVCLNGDERTTHQLYELIFNHCEGVFLRDGSGAGRMLPADSIREVGFGLDEGLLPYDPRSFIGYRLLTEYFAFPQKFLFADLTDLHPVVANATGQKIDICLLLNKADRTLESRVDPNILRLGCSPIVNLFSHHADPIRLTQTQTEYHVIPDVRHRRAFEVYSIDSVTSTNVDNSATTEYQPFFACRHGRTTDLNPTYWHSKRTPSTVKNDRGTEMWLSLVDLGFNPSRPAAEVLSIALTCSNRDLPGELRTSGGESWGFQLEGQAPIKRIDPIVPPTLPCRIPDGELRWRLISHLSLNHFSISDGESGADALRELLKLYDYNNTRATSQQIAGISSISSRRKTARIAGGGAVGFCRGIELDMTFDPEKYPGVGAFLMASVLDKFVGLYASINSFTRLSTRMKNAPEPFKIWPYRVGDQTIL, encoded by the coding sequence ATGCGTGATCGACTGGAAGAGTTCTACGAACACGAGCTTTATTATATCCGACGAATGGCGGCCGAGTTTTCTCGTGATCGCCCGAAAATTGCAGACCGGCTGGATCTTGGCAATGAGGCACGAGAATCTGCCGATCCGCACGTCGAACGGCTGATCGAATCATTCGCTTTCCTGACCGCTCGTGTGCGGCTAAAGATGGAAGACGAATTCCCGGAACTGACCGATTCGCTGCTCGGCCTGCTCTATCCCCACTATTTGAATCCGATTCCGTCGCTCTCGATTGCGCAATTTCTGCTCGATCCCAGCCAAGGCAAGCTGACTGACGGCTTCACGATTCCACGCCAGAGCCGTTTGATCTCCCGAGATGTGCAGGGGATCCCGTGTCGTTTCCGCACGACCTATCCGGTGACACTTTGGCCCCTCGAACTCACGACAACGTACTTGACTGCGCCCTTCGGATCGGGCATCCGCTTGCCCGCGGGATTTGCCCATGTCGAAGCGATGCTGCGATTGGAACTGCGAATCGAAGGGAACACTCCTTGGAAATCACTGAGCCTTGACCAGTTACGGGTCTGCTTGAATGGTGATGAACGAACCACTCATCAGTTGTATGAACTGATCTTCAATCACTGCGAAGGCGTCTTCTTACGAGATGGAAGCGGTGCGGGCCGCATGCTTCCTGCCGATTCGATACGTGAAGTCGGTTTTGGGCTGGACGAGGGGCTGCTTCCGTATGATCCACGATCGTTTATCGGCTATCGGTTGCTGACCGAGTACTTTGCGTTTCCTCAGAAATTCCTGTTCGCCGACCTGACCGACCTGCACCCGGTCGTCGCGAACGCCACGGGACAAAAGATCGATATTTGCCTGTTGCTCAATAAAGCAGATCGCACGCTCGAATCGCGAGTTGACCCAAACATCCTTCGCCTGGGATGCTCGCCGATCGTGAATCTGTTTAGCCACCATGCAGATCCGATCCGCCTGACGCAAACACAAACCGAATATCACGTGATCCCCGACGTCCGGCATCGGCGTGCGTTCGAGGTCTACTCGATCGATTCTGTCACCAGCACGAATGTCGACAACAGCGCCACCACCGAATACCAGCCGTTCTTTGCGTGTCGACACGGTCGGACGACGGACCTGAACCCCACATACTGGCATTCGAAACGAACTCCGTCGACCGTCAAGAATGACCGCGGAACCGAGATGTGGCTGTCGCTGGTCGATCTGGGATTCAATCCATCCCGGCCTGCCGCCGAAGTCTTGAGTATCGCCCTTACATGCAGCAACCGAGACCTTCCGGGCGAGCTTCGCACATCGGGAGGGGAAAGCTGGGGATTTCAACTGGAAGGCCAGGCACCAATCAAGCGAATTGATCCAATCGTCCCCCCGACATTGCCATGCCGAATTCCTGATGGAGAACTCCGTTGGAGATTGATTTCACATCTGTCTCTCAATCATTTTTCCATTTCCGACGGCGAGTCCGGCGCCGATGCCTTGCGCGAACTGCTGAAGCTTTATGATTACAACAATACGCGCGCCACGTCGCAGCAGATTGCAGGCATCTCGAGCATCTCAAGCCGACGTAAGACCGCGAGAATTGCTGGCGGTGGTGCCGTCGGGTTTTGCCGCGGAATTGAACTTGACATGACATTTGATCCGGAAAAATATCCCGGCGTCGGTGCGTTTCTCATGGCCAGTGTGCTCGATAAATTCGTCGGACTGTATGCCTCGATCAATTCGTTTACGCGTCTGTCGACGCGTATGAAGAATGCGCCCGAGCCATTCAAAATCTGGCCGTACCGCGTCGGAGATCAGACGATTCTGTGA
- a CDS encoding type VI secretion protein IcmF/TssM N-terminal domain-containing protein has product MIESLFSKISTALNAWHRIVFAILRWMGLLVGIFPKAGRVPPAVYVVIHYGLILLITGFLAYNSTAWIKESDVDWPWPVPRFYVGIQFLLVYLFIRLLIAGVQLFLTRDLSEFEDVQRAWESGLDALAREGFDLQWLPIFLVNGATPEQQKSLFEGSRMTWKVNGNSDDPRSNALTFHASDEALFICLNDVGAMSRQLKKVPSRGGNAATAARTGPAIASTMRPDQLRSAVEQTRRPDQLQNAGGQTLPPNALAAAAGATMRAPAAQYGATMRPGEIAGMASQTVAPVSVSMLSVLEKLSKDELRQNHRRLEFVCQLLTEERGSYCPLNGLLQLIPLRWTESAAHEPLMAAAAADIQTLHNGLHLQFPVVCVHAGLEDVTGLSEFIERGKEIDSRFRDSRAGSRYPAGLAVDHKSSEWVVERGLIWFRDWVYAEFAKNLASSKNRQLYQFLCSLSLRRERLVRELQTVIGDINLRQPVRLTGCYFAATGAEPAKQAFVHGVMQRLMSEQNDVAWLPEWRSRDRRCLLLTSLVSLVTLAVLAADVYLVWQIWQLAPSVLSS; this is encoded by the coding sequence ATGATTGAGTCGTTGTTTTCGAAGATTTCTACTGCGCTCAACGCTTGGCATCGAATTGTCTTTGCCATCTTGCGTTGGATGGGTTTGCTCGTCGGCATTTTTCCGAAAGCGGGCCGAGTGCCGCCCGCCGTGTATGTGGTGATTCATTACGGGTTGATTCTCCTGATCACCGGATTTCTTGCCTACAACAGCACGGCATGGATCAAAGAATCCGATGTGGATTGGCCCTGGCCAGTTCCCCGGTTCTATGTGGGGATTCAGTTCCTGCTGGTCTATTTGTTCATTCGCTTGCTGATCGCAGGCGTGCAACTTTTTCTCACGCGAGATCTGTCCGAGTTTGAAGATGTTCAACGTGCATGGGAATCGGGATTGGATGCCCTGGCTCGAGAGGGTTTCGACCTTCAATGGCTGCCGATCTTTTTGGTGAACGGCGCGACGCCTGAACAACAGAAAAGCCTGTTCGAAGGTTCGCGAATGACCTGGAAGGTCAATGGCAACTCCGATGACCCACGCTCGAATGCCCTGACGTTTCATGCCAGTGACGAAGCGCTCTTTATTTGCTTGAACGATGTTGGTGCGATGTCGCGGCAACTGAAGAAGGTGCCTTCCCGCGGCGGGAACGCCGCGACTGCTGCCCGGACCGGACCCGCCATCGCGTCAACAATGCGTCCAGATCAACTTCGTTCCGCGGTGGAACAAACGCGACGTCCCGATCAATTGCAAAATGCCGGTGGTCAAACCTTGCCTCCGAACGCCCTTGCGGCGGCAGCGGGCGCCACGATGCGTGCGCCTGCAGCCCAATACGGTGCCACGATGCGGCCAGGCGAGATTGCGGGGATGGCATCTCAAACCGTCGCACCGGTGTCGGTTTCAATGCTTTCTGTCCTCGAAAAGCTGAGCAAGGACGAGTTGCGTCAGAATCATCGGCGACTCGAATTTGTGTGCCAGTTGCTGACTGAGGAACGCGGGAGCTACTGTCCGTTGAACGGACTCCTGCAACTGATTCCCCTGCGATGGACTGAAAGCGCTGCTCACGAGCCGTTGATGGCCGCAGCGGCCGCAGACATTCAAACGTTGCACAACGGATTGCATCTGCAGTTTCCTGTCGTTTGCGTCCATGCTGGATTGGAAGACGTGACGGGTCTCTCGGAGTTCATAGAACGCGGCAAAGAAATCGATTCACGTTTTCGAGATTCTCGCGCGGGGTCGCGTTATCCTGCCGGTCTGGCCGTCGATCACAAGTCGTCCGAATGGGTTGTGGAGCGTGGTCTGATCTGGTTCCGTGACTGGGTCTATGCCGAGTTTGCCAAAAATCTGGCCAGCTCGAAGAATCGTCAGCTCTACCAGTTTCTGTGCTCGCTCTCGCTACGGCGCGAGCGACTTGTCCGCGAACTTCAGACCGTTATCGGTGACATTAACCTGCGGCAACCTGTTCGGTTGACCGGTTGCTACTTCGCCGCGACAGGCGCTGAGCCTGCGAAGCAGGCGTTCGTGCATGGTGTGATGCAGCGACTGATGAGTGAGCAAAATGACGTTGCGTGGCTGCCGGAGTGGCGCTCGCGCGATCGTCGCTGCCTGCTGCTGACGTCACTGGTTTCCCTCGTCACATTGGCGGTCTTGGCTGCCGACGTGTACCTCGTCTGGCAGATTTGGCAATTGGCACCCTCCGTCTTAAGTTCTTAA
- a CDS encoding VWA domain-containing protein, translated as MPPESGPSWRGSAPKPAPGNARSWRRPGNAPVTTWNLKSGWLKGFFSLMSVLAAFVAICLFIYLIFVPGCNQVDYSVLAPAPYTDPAMPPQPFAQQDAEAFRGTFRAESLSTAFESKVAATNAKPARRKSASSRSTRVLYITALAGQDGNGDVVLYREGSGPDSIDLGASSPNGCVPLDQVREALAALPAEQKKVLVIDVASGPIDWRWGQFARPPMGSSADQEASNPAIDKLISDVKNLAVITSGAPGEPSWASPILKQSVFAHFLCRALAGDADGCVANRRKDGKVTLDELHQFLLTRTNHWVQQNRDPRGQHPQMRLSVGSSDNFLNTVLSTKKLAPQTAPSAANDEPAREKLKELWIKRDKWEAEDAAQWHPVAWRQLLEHLRRAERWWLAGQPEEMDQHLIAAKRADDSLTERDRTRDRSLMSGFTLSRRAESKMFSYGDLDVPEDHLKRILESELAPTDLPKSDVDEAVKLRKLAEQQSWHSYRSRLWTGSILDEADASRRAAEDLLFVGGKLSIDSAADQRKKSLAKFDEHKKLVIDVSDLVRLQNRLLAELPELAFWASQRIPEEMISKPGQDAHRFQVQNSERFRVIQKYAQLISSNRSSPPDSLKQESELAEFLKDGDDLQAVEVRLLLAFEQLRRLSSLIDREKEKSPQAFAATDAWRTERDAVVISLNETRKLKDQLTLHAKTLIGAPNLGAGDSKGGQGQTQYYRWLQIRNALQWSGLLAEARGGLLAALEESDRTRYLDSQKTPIEQSTEWNGENWTGVDGCWQALWALQVLSLDPSYVGMNQRWVDWAEACLVSKNQSAELAKLGREVRSEFRERAKNRALPPVKDSDQLKSDQVPDALNGLLAAERSARTMHGYDAVSFKLDNDPVAKVQAFDQGAMCLRQAERYLEDFWGNSNGVERWFVLAATQAMRAAAHQEETLGIRAMRMERERVSRGLEEKKLATLKIAPFSPGVDLSLVEKAVHSFTVTIDDHVSAGTAALWMDENAISAEQILEFLPLGRRAVTRTGMSHEFTIHRNRPIPTANCEAISVMPRLLYRGQFWNRQDGWLSVNPCPPQSIDREYQSPSDKGAILVQGADRRDTIFIIDCSLSMRDEIVKGQPLRRFDVARKALSDTLKVLRDASTERNEKEPHVIGLMAYGHRAKAKNRDPNLTETNQNWRQPIPDEVKDNWRNDFEILVPPSPLIGNQFRRMNAYVDPDQPFDGVQTLEPYGETPLLGSVRAASEYLIAQKRGGVVVAICDGAYNDERTNGARYRALEDLYRGHPELALHLVAFDLDKLAEIETLTKLAEKTGGKFHQAPTAAKLAQIIDRVMKPRPFSVVRAAEPPLNIESPLGRAVDDLAADTYQVQFPGVPSFTAKISGGERLEFDLQISNRLLKHHRPVPKLSRRIKGTREPAENEPSRFGYLKADYNDTTKRALFEFSLDRGNDPIGMVDRPAEIQITISPMRSTRQFSGSWKLSPQQSVPVWQVELRDWPKDAKPEVQAFWKMNRTEPDEKVSAAMLLKDPQSVTLDDWPNRSLNITAERKGGKLLVKLQGTDKSNPIRVADVRVEVGELSRIESQFSPKSYDWTSTFYESGQQIIYAFDVSERFDPDRFHVALTSPTRLKRDAVEIQSPLEIEKWDSEQ; from the coding sequence ATGCCGCCCGAATCAGGTCCTTCATGGCGCGGCTCTGCCCCCAAACCGGCTCCTGGGAATGCGCGCTCATGGCGGCGACCGGGAAACGCTCCTGTCACCACCTGGAATCTCAAGTCGGGTTGGCTGAAAGGTTTCTTCAGCCTGATGTCCGTGCTGGCGGCGTTCGTGGCGATTTGCCTTTTCATCTATCTGATCTTCGTTCCGGGCTGCAATCAGGTGGATTATAGCGTGCTGGCACCGGCACCTTACACCGATCCGGCGATGCCTCCTCAGCCGTTTGCCCAGCAAGATGCAGAGGCGTTTCGAGGAACATTCCGTGCGGAATCGTTGTCGACGGCGTTTGAATCAAAAGTTGCCGCGACAAACGCGAAACCGGCCAGGCGGAAATCCGCTTCATCGCGATCGACCCGCGTTTTGTACATCACCGCGCTCGCAGGCCAAGACGGCAACGGTGATGTCGTCCTTTATCGCGAAGGATCGGGACCAGACAGTATCGATTTGGGCGCCTCATCACCCAATGGGTGCGTCCCTTTGGATCAGGTCCGCGAAGCATTGGCGGCACTACCCGCAGAGCAGAAAAAAGTGTTGGTCATTGATGTCGCCAGTGGTCCGATCGACTGGCGATGGGGGCAATTCGCGAGGCCGCCGATGGGTTCTTCAGCGGACCAAGAGGCTTCAAATCCGGCCATCGACAAGCTGATTTCTGACGTCAAAAATCTGGCCGTCATTACCTCGGGGGCTCCTGGAGAGCCGAGTTGGGCGAGTCCCATTTTGAAGCAATCGGTGTTCGCCCACTTTCTTTGTCGCGCTCTTGCGGGGGATGCAGATGGATGTGTGGCCAATCGGCGAAAAGATGGAAAAGTCACACTGGATGAACTGCATCAGTTTCTATTGACCCGCACAAACCATTGGGTACAGCAGAATCGGGATCCACGGGGACAGCACCCGCAGATGCGCCTGTCGGTTGGATCGAGTGACAATTTCTTGAACACCGTGCTGTCGACGAAAAAACTTGCGCCACAAACAGCGCCCTCGGCGGCCAACGATGAACCGGCCCGCGAGAAATTGAAAGAGCTGTGGATCAAGCGTGACAAATGGGAAGCCGAAGACGCCGCGCAGTGGCACCCTGTCGCTTGGCGGCAGCTTTTAGAGCATCTACGACGTGCAGAACGATGGTGGCTGGCCGGGCAGCCGGAAGAGATGGACCAGCATTTGATCGCGGCAAAGCGCGCTGACGATAGCCTGACCGAACGCGATCGCACACGCGACCGTTCTCTGATGTCCGGCTTCACACTATCGCGACGTGCCGAATCCAAAATGTTCTCGTACGGCGATCTGGATGTTCCCGAGGACCATCTCAAACGAATTCTGGAAAGTGAGCTTGCGCCAACGGACTTGCCCAAATCCGATGTGGACGAGGCGGTTAAACTTCGAAAACTGGCGGAACAACAGTCGTGGCACAGCTATCGATCACGGCTTTGGACTGGTTCGATCCTTGATGAGGCGGATGCGTCGCGTCGTGCTGCGGAAGATCTGCTATTTGTGGGCGGAAAGTTATCGATCGACTCGGCGGCCGATCAACGCAAGAAGTCCCTTGCCAAGTTCGATGAGCACAAGAAACTCGTGATCGATGTGTCGGACCTGGTGCGCCTTCAAAATCGGCTGCTTGCCGAATTGCCTGAATTGGCGTTTTGGGCGTCACAGCGAATTCCCGAAGAAATGATCTCGAAACCGGGGCAAGATGCCCATCGATTTCAGGTGCAGAATTCTGAACGATTTCGTGTGATTCAAAAGTACGCTCAGTTGATTTCGTCGAATCGGTCGAGTCCACCTGACTCGCTTAAGCAAGAGAGCGAACTGGCAGAGTTTCTGAAAGATGGCGACGACCTGCAGGCCGTCGAGGTTCGGTTGCTTCTTGCATTCGAGCAGTTGCGTCGTCTTTCGTCGCTTATTGACCGGGAGAAAGAGAAGTCACCGCAGGCATTCGCGGCCACAGACGCCTGGCGCACCGAACGTGACGCGGTTGTCATTTCGCTGAATGAGACCCGGAAGCTAAAAGATCAATTGACGCTGCACGCCAAAACGTTGATTGGGGCTCCGAATTTGGGTGCGGGTGATTCAAAAGGCGGGCAAGGACAAACTCAATATTACCGCTGGTTACAAATTCGGAATGCCCTGCAGTGGTCAGGTCTTTTGGCCGAGGCGCGCGGTGGTTTGCTGGCCGCGCTCGAAGAGAGCGACCGAACCCGCTACCTGGATTCGCAGAAGACTCCGATTGAGCAATCGACGGAATGGAACGGCGAGAATTGGACCGGTGTCGATGGCTGTTGGCAGGCGCTTTGGGCACTTCAGGTGTTGTCGCTGGATCCATCCTACGTTGGAATGAACCAGCGCTGGGTGGACTGGGCCGAGGCGTGCCTGGTCAGCAAGAACCAGAGTGCTGAACTGGCGAAACTTGGCCGGGAGGTGCGTAGCGAATTCCGGGAACGAGCGAAAAATCGGGCGCTGCCGCCGGTCAAAGATTCGGATCAACTCAAGTCTGATCAAGTCCCCGATGCCTTGAATGGATTACTCGCTGCTGAACGATCGGCGCGAACCATGCATGGCTACGATGCGGTGTCGTTCAAGCTCGATAACGATCCGGTCGCGAAAGTTCAGGCATTCGATCAGGGGGCCATGTGTTTGCGGCAGGCAGAAAGATATCTCGAAGATTTCTGGGGCAATTCGAATGGCGTCGAACGCTGGTTTGTCCTGGCGGCCACTCAGGCGATGCGAGCGGCCGCGCATCAGGAAGAAACACTGGGAATTCGCGCCATGCGGATGGAGCGGGAACGCGTCAGTCGCGGCCTCGAAGAGAAAAAACTGGCCACTCTCAAGATCGCTCCTTTTAGTCCGGGTGTCGATTTAAGCCTTGTCGAGAAGGCCGTACACAGCTTCACTGTGACCATTGATGATCATGTTTCCGCGGGGACTGCGGCCCTATGGATGGACGAGAATGCCATTTCCGCAGAGCAGATTCTCGAGTTCCTTCCGCTAGGGCGGCGCGCGGTCACTCGTACGGGAATGTCGCACGAATTTACGATTCATCGCAATCGGCCGATTCCCACGGCGAATTGCGAAGCGATCAGTGTCATGCCGCGCCTGCTTTATCGGGGGCAGTTTTGGAATCGTCAGGATGGCTGGCTGAGCGTTAATCCATGCCCACCTCAGTCGATCGACCGCGAGTACCAATCACCTTCGGACAAGGGCGCGATCCTGGTGCAAGGCGCCGATCGACGCGACACAATTTTCATCATTGACTGCTCGCTGAGTATGCGTGACGAGATTGTGAAGGGGCAGCCGCTGCGTCGGTTTGATGTGGCCCGCAAGGCACTTTCAGATACCTTGAAGGTTCTTCGCGATGCATCGACGGAGCGCAACGAGAAAGAGCCTCATGTGATTGGGTTGATGGCGTATGGACATCGTGCGAAAGCCAAAAATCGCGATCCCAATCTGACAGAAACAAATCAGAACTGGCGGCAGCCGATTCCGGATGAAGTGAAAGACAATTGGCGAAATGATTTTGAAATTCTGGTGCCACCCAGCCCTTTGATTGGAAACCAATTCCGGCGGATGAATGCCTACGTCGACCCCGATCAACCATTTGACGGCGTACAAACATTGGAACCCTACGGTGAAACGCCGTTGCTCGGTTCCGTTCGGGCTGCGTCAGAGTACTTGATCGCACAAAAACGAGGTGGTGTCGTCGTGGCGATTTGTGATGGGGCGTACAACGACGAACGTACGAATGGAGCGCGATACAGGGCTCTTGAAGATCTCTATCGGGGACATCCGGAACTGGCGCTCCATCTGGTTGCGTTCGACCTCGACAAGCTTGCCGAGATTGAAACGCTGACGAAGCTCGCAGAAAAGACCGGGGGAAAGTTCCATCAAGCGCCGACCGCAGCCAAACTGGCTCAGATCATTGATCGCGTGATGAAGCCGCGTCCGTTTTCGGTCGTGCGCGCTGCCGAGCCGCCATTGAATATTGAGTCGCCCCTGGGGCGTGCGGTTGATGACTTGGCGGCGGACACGTATCAGGTTCAGTTTCCCGGGGTTCCTTCGTTCACCGCGAAAATTTCAGGTGGAGAACGACTGGAGTTTGATCTGCAGATTTCCAATCGGTTGCTCAAGCACCATCGCCCCGTTCCCAAACTGTCGCGACGGATCAAGGGGACGCGTGAGCCTGCGGAGAACGAGCCAAGTCGATTTGGCTACTTGAAGGCGGACTATAACGACACGACAAAGCGGGCTCTGTTCGAATTCTCACTGGATCGTGGAAATGATCCAATCGGTATGGTTGATCGGCCGGCGGAAATCCAGATTACGATTTCGCCCATGCGATCAACTCGTCAGTTTTCGGGTTCCTGGAAGCTGTCGCCGCAACAGTCTGTTCCAGTCTGGCAAGTGGAACTGAGAGACTGGCCCAAAGATGCCAAACCCGAAGTCCAGGCATTCTGGAAAATGAATCGTACGGAGCCCGACGAAAAAGTATCGGCCGCGATGCTGTTGAAAGATCCGCAGTCGGTGACACTCGACGACTGGCCGAATCGGTCTCTCAATATTACGGCCGAGCGCAAGGGCGGAAAATTGCTGGTGAAGCTGCAGGGGACTGATAAGTCCAACCCAATCCGCGTCGCGGATGTTCGTGTGGAAGTGGGAGAACTCTCAAGAATTGAATCGCAGTTCAGCCCGAAGAGCTACGATTGGACGAGTACATTTTATGAATCGGGGCAGCAGATCATCTACGCGTTTGATGTGAGCGAACGGTTTGATCCCGACCGATTCCACGTCGCTTTAACTTCACCCACCAGACTAAAGCGTGACGCGGTTGAAATCCAATCGCCACTCGAAATCGAAAAATGGGATAGTGAACAGTAA
- the tssG gene encoding type VI secretion system baseplate subunit TssG, translating to MATPDQTSDPTGVIALLLSEGYRFNFFQAVRLMERWQSSFEPVGHDSVPHREVVRFSSYASLEFPASQIRNIDQRKDLSHPARMVVTFMGLTGPVSALPQHYTEIVVERLQRKDHALLEFLDLFNHRLVSLFYRAWEKYQFWILSERALQQEQIAVQLGREQHRSFVVDQRPKLDPIGQILLSLAGLGSPATRYSLPERDRLEPRTEVPDQTWRFYAGLLSHRHRPACGLESILSDHFAWSVKVRPLSGRWLQLENDDRTRLQRGWNTKLGQETVAGKKVWEAQGKFRLQIGPLDYEQFCSLLPIGAAHRPLVQISRMYAGQHLDFDLDLQLRTSEIPKLRCGEKSGIGARLGWNTWLNTRQFQTTLASVKLRSYDDRSE from the coding sequence ATGGCAACGCCGGATCAGACATCCGACCCCACCGGGGTGATCGCGCTGCTGCTTTCCGAGGGATACCGGTTCAATTTTTTCCAGGCCGTACGGCTGATGGAACGCTGGCAATCGTCGTTTGAGCCGGTTGGACACGACAGCGTGCCCCACCGGGAAGTGGTGCGTTTCTCGTCGTATGCGTCGCTAGAGTTCCCTGCCAGTCAAATCAGGAATATCGACCAGCGGAAAGATCTGTCACATCCCGCACGGATGGTCGTCACCTTCATGGGGCTGACAGGGCCGGTGAGCGCTCTGCCACAGCACTACACAGAGATCGTGGTTGAGCGATTGCAACGAAAAGATCACGCGCTTCTTGAATTTCTTGATCTCTTCAATCACCGCCTCGTTTCACTCTTTTATCGAGCGTGGGAAAAATATCAGTTCTGGATTCTGAGCGAACGAGCCCTGCAGCAAGAACAGATCGCCGTCCAACTGGGACGCGAACAGCATCGTTCGTTCGTGGTGGATCAGCGACCCAAACTGGATCCAATCGGCCAGATCCTGCTCAGCCTGGCGGGACTCGGCAGTCCTGCGACACGCTATTCGCTGCCTGAACGTGATCGACTGGAACCTCGAACCGAAGTGCCGGACCAAACGTGGCGTTTCTACGCCGGACTGCTGTCCCATCGCCATCGGCCGGCGTGCGGTCTTGAGTCCATTCTGTCAGATCACTTTGCCTGGTCCGTGAAGGTACGGCCGCTGTCCGGGCGTTGGCTGCAACTGGAAAACGACGATCGTACACGTCTGCAACGAGGTTGGAACACGAAACTGGGCCAGGAAACGGTTGCGGGCAAGAAGGTCTGGGAAGCCCAAGGAAAGTTTCGGCTGCAAATCGGCCCCTTGGACTATGAACAGTTCTGTTCGCTTTTGCCGATCGGGGCGGCGCACCGACCGCTCGTTCAGATCTCGCGAATGTACGCTGGACAACATCTCGATTTTGATCTCGACCTTCAATTACGAACCTCGGAAATCCCCAAGCTAAGATGCGGCGAAAAAAGCGGCATCGGTGCAAGATTGGGCTGGAACACTTGGCTTAACACGAGACAGTTCCAGACGACTCTCGCCTCCGTAAAACTGCGTTCCTATGACGATCGATCGGAATAG
- the tssE gene encoding type VI secretion system baseplate subunit TssE → MKSVFRKVIREMPPVNPQQPLLPSLLDRLIDEDPERTSDPLWRGSYRLEELREHVRRDLEFLLNTRHGRYDLLNQPCELSVSSLSYGLPDFTGVIGGGMEYNERVRLTVERAIRDFEPRLRNVRVEVRKPEFEYDRNMHLTIHAMLSVDPILEHVTFDTTVEASSGTCEVRPS, encoded by the coding sequence ATGAAGTCCGTTTTCCGGAAAGTGATTCGTGAAATGCCGCCCGTCAATCCCCAGCAGCCGTTGCTTCCGTCACTTCTCGATCGCCTGATCGATGAAGATCCGGAACGGACGAGCGATCCACTTTGGCGCGGCAGTTATCGATTGGAAGAACTGCGAGAGCATGTCCGTCGTGATCTGGAATTCTTGCTCAACACCCGTCACGGTCGTTACGACCTTTTGAACCAGCCGTGCGAATTGTCGGTTTCCAGCCTGTCCTATGGCTTGCCGGATTTCACGGGGGTGATCGGCGGCGGAATGGAGTATAACGAGCGAGTCCGTTTGACCGTGGAACGTGCCATCCGTGACTTTGAACCGCGACTGAGGAACGTCCGAGTCGAAGTACGAAAACCTGAGTTTGAATACGACCGGAACATGCATTTGACAATCCATGCCATGCTCTCGGTCGATCCAATTCTCGAGCATGTCACGTTCGATACTACTGTCGAGGCGTCGTCGGGAACCTGCGAGGTTCGTCCAAGTTGA